From a region of the Vanrija pseudolonga chromosome 2, complete sequence genome:
- the FRE7 gene encoding Ferric/cupric reductase transmembrane component 7, which translates to MANNITPDSAVKRQQTPEGTLHLAPTGAGAVGVPLSAVPSDVVAYTGAGAQVGTPLNPAAPTPNVGTPLNVGASAGTPLHSSAAAPTATAWNQTAYEIQHQAYLDSVTPRNLVIACTALLGALILLSHPRFLARLFASVHRKKAARAEAAARPAYAFDMETAKVLATHQQLQLQETRERVVAGGDLDRGWVLKKGSAGRRAHVGGADAAFASENDLDPFASASHDPNSPMSVMLSPPPHIAAMEGRLPFARFLEAAPFSRFPSFAATRANIATMAIIVVYLLFCIFALAYQSRVLPPKKGHGYGSDFQRSGLVAMSQIPIAIALGVRGNIIGLTIGKGYDRLRIFHKVVGRVVVLASLLHTVLYMHKFYKIGKLAKLSQQPIMIYGYVAFAGACLLVVSSLPVFRRVMYGTFQNCHFIGVLAMLVGLGLHVPVAKPWMIASAAIYAFSMVMSACKTRFARAELVALGGCTTTLITIPELTTGWRAGQHVRLRVFGIGVSRVFEAHPFTIASAPDSGGLVLMAKAVGDWTEKLYELAASGEGAQRDTSEAEMGVWKRRATVMIEGPYGGLGHTLPTSFSSLILMAGGSGISHSLALAQDIIQRSPSGVVAARTVDLVWVVRVEQTARAILPSITALVSQARAWERKALAARKRRKDVAMPTALRVHIFVTRVPHSSPLTLVPGGYERATREKEPKLLPSSHGHSDSGHSSDNGHTVDAHAWRSNDGHGSSDGGHGNDIELERYEDWSDEGHGHVNVVYTEAQNAQRGQVGNPSSTAADHMTAWPAGGAASRPAPAPVTAAEKERADWLVRNASIAKVAMLRSRRTDPNQAMSSLTAYRGRPEVASILGSVIDESISRHGRVMTEPSGVFVSACGPEHLVNDSRDAVRSVAPWKRTAVGGVDFEAEFFGF; encoded by the exons ATGGCAAACAACATCACCCCCGACTCGGCAGTCAAGCGCCAGCAGACTCCAGAGGGCACGCTGCACCTCGCGCCcacgggcgccggcgccgtcggcgtcccGCTCAGCGCTGTCCCCTCGGACGTGGTCGCGTacactggcgccggcgcgcaggtcggcacgccgctcaaccccgctgcgccgacgcccaacgtcggcacgccgctcaatgtcggcgcgagcgccggcacgcccctccactcgtcggcggccgcaccgacggccacggcgtgGAACCAGACCGCATACGAGATTCAGCACCAGGCATACCTTGACA GTGTCACCCCGCGCAACCTCGTCATTGCCTGCacggccctcctcggcgcgctcatccTCCTCTCGCACCCGCGcttcctcgcgcgcctcttCGCATCCGTGCACCGCaagaaggcggcgcgcgcagaggccgccgcgcgtcccGCCTACGCCTTTGACATGGAGACTGCCAAGGTGCTCGCGACCCACCagcagctccagctccaggAAACCCgcgaacgcgtcgtcgccggcggcgacctcgatcGCGGATGGGTCCTCAAAAAGGGCTCGGCTGGGCGCCGtgcgcacgtcggcggcgcggacgctGCGTTTGCCAGCGAAAacgacctcgaccccttTGCGTCGGCAAGCCACGACCCAAACTCTCCAATGAGCGTCATGctctcgcccccgccgcacATTGCTGCGATGGAGGGCCGCCTGCCGTTTGCGAGattcctcgaggccgccccGTTCTCCCGCTTCCCGAGCTTTGCCGCCACCCGCGCAAACATTGCGACCATggccatcatcgtcgtctATCTCCTGTTCTGCATCTTTGCCCTTGCTTACCAGTCGCGTGTGCTCCCGCCAAAGAAGGGACATGGGTATGGTAGCGACTTTCAGCGCtctggcctcgtcgccatgtCCCAGATCCCGatcgccatcgccctcggcgtccgcggCAACATTATCGGCCTCACCATCGGCAAGGGCTACGACCGCCTCCGCATCTTCCACAaggtcgtcggccgcgtcgtcgtcctcgcctcgctcctccACACGGTGCTCTACATGCACAAGTTTTACAAGATTGGCAAGCTCGCAAAGCTCTCACAACAGCCCATCATGATCTACGGTTACGTCGCCTTCGCCGGCGCCTGCCTCTTggtcgtgtcgtcgctgcccgtCTTCCGCCGCGTCATGTACGGCACCTTCCAGAACTGCCACTTCATCGGCGTTCTCGCcatgctcgtcggcctcggcctccacgTCCCCGTCGCCAAGCCATGGATgatcgcctcggccgccatcTACGCCTTTTCCATGGTCATGTCCGCTTGCAAGACGCGCTttgcccgcgccgagctcgtcgctctTGGCggctgcaccaccacccttATCACGATCCCCGAGCTCACCactggctggcgcgcggGACAGCACGTCCGTCTCCGTGTCTTTGGCATCGGCGTGTCAAGAGTGTTTGAGGCGCACCCCTTCACCATTGCATCGGCTCCCGACTCTGGCGGTCTCGTCCTCATGGCCAAGGCCGTCGGTGACTGGACCGAGAAGCTGTACGAGCTTGCAGCCTCTGGCGAAGGTGCCCAGCGCGACACGTCGGAAGCCGAGATGGGTGTTTGGAAGCGCCGCGCGACCGTCATGATTGAAGGTCCTTACGGCGGTCTCGGCCACACCCTCCCGACTTCATTCTCCTCGCTCATTCTCATggctggcggctcgggcatctcgcactcgctcgccctcgcccaggaCATTATCCAGCGCTCGCCTTCGGGTGTTGTCGCGGCCCGCACAGTCGATCTCGTCTGggtcgtgcgcgtcgagcagaCGGCCCGCGCCATTCTTCCGTCCATCACCGCCCTCGTGTCTCAAGCCCGTGCATGGGAGCgcaaggccctcgccgcgcgcaagcgccgcaaggACGTTGCCATGCCCACCGCTTTGCGCGTGCACATCTTTGTCACCCGTGTTCCTCACTCGTCGCCCCTTACGCTTGTTCCCGGTGGATACGAGCGCGCCACTCGTGAGAAGGAACCAAAGCTGCTTCCATCGTCGCATGGACACAGCGACAGCGGTCACAGCAGCGACAACGGTCACAcggtcgacgcgcacgcaTGGCGCAGCAACGACGGCCATGGGTCGTCggacggcggccacggcaaCGACATTGAGCTCGAGCGCTACGAGGACTGGTCGGATGAGGGACACGGACACGTCAATGTTGTTTACACTGAGGCCCAGAATGCTCAGCGTGGACAGGTTGGTaacccgtcgtcgaccgccgccgaccacATGACGGCCTGGCCTGCTGGTGGTGCGGCGTCTCGCCCCGCTCCCGCCCCCGTCACTGCGGCTgagaaggagcgcgccgactggCTTGTCCGCAACGCGTCGATTGCCAAGGTTGCCAtgctgcgctcgcgccgcaccgACCCGAACCAGGCCATGTCGAGCCTGACGGCGTACCGCGGCCGTCCCGAGGTGGCTTCCATTCTCGGGTCAGTGATCGACGAGAGCATCAGTCGTCACGGTCGCGTCAtgaccgagccgagcggcGTGTTTGTGTCTGCATGCGGTcccgagcacctcgtcaacgacTCGCGTGATGCGGTGCGCTCCGTCGCGCCATGGAAGCGCACGGCAGTTGGTGGTGTCGACTTTGAGGCCGAGTTCTTCGGCTTCTAA
- the fadD3_3 gene encoding 3-[(3aS,4S,7aS)-7a-methyl-1,5-dioxo-octahydro-1H-inden-4-yl]propanoyl:CoA ligase, producing MPIKRTMDEVDAILTRPGSLFELTTFQHPCGATVKNYKHSPPNHRAFLEAQLNKFPERIFLSSSNDGPGRQRLTYKQTHDLAIRRAAWLRSKHVGVGTRVALAGQNCNQWVINWVALHYLGAVPVYVNTTLTLEANIHCLALAEPKLVLVDAETAEVFGPVRDQLSVHYVGELWCWESNAKLSPAVRKVVPQIDDSKLTPALLNSVIWGAGLEGLGPASDGCILFTSGTTGLPKAVISTQTAGLHNVISGMASGARALLREGKIDDPSQIPPPAVQPSNLLVVPLFHATGGQAWLMRMLGVGGKLVFMGRWRVPDAIEVIKSEGVNMLGGVPAIPVAIINHPSLPKSQQFVTISYGGAPSPDRLVGDIHKKWPSAMVINGWGMTETSALHAALGGIDLAQHPNSCGRPVPCCEVKIVDQETKQEVAPGAVGVLLARGPNVMTRYLGNPKATRETLDADGWLDTGDMGRQDENGFVYIVDRAKDIIIRGGENISSVEVESALYLDDRIAEAAAVPVPDDKLGELVAALVSLRPGAQATGASLRDAVAHKLRRHARPVIVVIHNELIPRNGNGKVIKTDCKEIVIAAWEKEKNAPRAKL from the exons ATGCCGATCAAACGCACCATggacgagg TCGACGCGATCCTCACCCGCCCCGGATCGCTGTTCGAGCTCACGACCTTCCAGCACccgtgcggcgcgacggtGAAGAACTACAAGCAT TCCCCGCCCAACCACCGCGCCTTCCTCGAAGCCCAGCTGAACAAGTTCCCCGAGCGCATcttcctctcctcgtcgaacGACGGGCCGGGTCGTCAAAGACTAACCTACAAGCAAACGCACGACCTCGCGatccggcgcgcggcgtggctgcGCTCGaagcacgtcggcgtcggcacgcgcgtcgcgctcgccgggcAGAACTGCAACCAATGGGTCATCAACTGGGTCGCGCTGCACtacctcggcgcggtgcccgTGTACGTCAACACGACGCTGACGCTCGAGGCGAACATCCATTGTttggcgctcgccgagcccaagctGGTGCTGGTTGATGCGGAGACGGCAGAGGTGTTCGGCCCGGTGAGGGACCAGCTGAGCGTGCATTACGTCGGCGAGTTGTGGTGCTGGGAGAGCAACGCGAAGCTGTCGCCGGCGGTGCGCAAGGTCGTCCCG CAAATCGACGACTCGAAactcacccccgccctccTCAACTCGGTCATCTGgggcgccggcctcgagggcctcggaCCGGCGTCGGACGGCTGTATCCTCTTCACGTCGGGCACGACGGGGTTGCCCAAGGCTGTGATCTCGACGCAGACGGCCGGGCTGCATAATGTCATTTCGGGCATGGCTA gcggcgcccgcgccctccTCCGCGAAGGCAAGATCGACGACCCCTCGCAGATCCCCCCACCGGCCGTGCAGCCCTccaacctcctcgtcgtgccccTCTTCCACGCGACGGGCGGGCAGGCGTGGCTCATGCGCatgctcggcgtgggcggtAAGCTCGTGTTCATGGGCAGGTGGCGCGTGCCGGACGCTATTGAGGTTATTAAGAGTGAGGGGGTGAACATGTTGGGCGG CGTCCCCGCCATCCCCGTGGCCATCATCAACCACCCGTCCCTGCCCAAATCCCAACAATTCGTGACAATctcgtacggcggcgcgccgtcgcccgaccGCCTCGTGGGCGACATTCACAAAAAGTGGCCCAGCGCGATGGT GATCAACGGCTGGGGCATGACCGAGACCtcggcgctgcacgccgccctcggcggcatcgacctcgcgcagcacCCCAACTCGTGTGGCCGCCCCGTGCCGTGCTGCGAGGTCAAGATTGTCGACCAGGAGACCAAGCAGGAGGTTGCGCCCGGTGCTGTTGGTGTGCTCCTCGCTCGTGGGCCCAACGTCATGACGAGGTATCTGGGCAACCCGA AGGCCACCAGGGAaaccctcgacgccgacggctgGCTCGACACGGGCGACATGGGCCGCCAGGACGAGAACGGGTTCGTGTACATCGTCGACCGGGCGAAGGACATCATCATCCGCGGCGGTGAGAACATCTCCAGCGTggaggtcgagtcggcgctgtacctcgacgaccgcatcgccgaggccgcggcggtccCCGTGCCagacgacaagctcggcgagctggtcgcggcgctcgtgaGCCTGCGCCCCGGGGCGCAGGCTACAGGCGCGTCGTTGCGTGATGCAGTCGCGCACAAGCTGCGGCGACATGCGCGGCCTGTCATCGTTGTGATTCACAACGAGCTGATCC CccgcaacggcaacggcaaggtCATCAAGACCGACTGCAAGGAGATTGTCATCGCTGCgtgggagaaggagaagaatGCGCCGAGGGCCAAGCTGTAG
- the liz1_13 gene encoding Pantothenate transporter liz1 codes for MSDVKDKVATTTDTDAAVAPPPPAPAKLSLKDAFLSHIWDTDTHLKSPAERRLLFKLDVAMLTCLCLGFFNKYLDQSNISNAYVSGLKEELKWYGNQYTYAQSLYTAAYAIMQVPSTLIVQKVRPSLWLGGCEVLWAIFTFAQAGAHSTSTMYGLRFMVGVTESAFFPVGLFLLGSWYTPTELAKRTAIFHFTAPAGSAFAGYLQAAVYKTLNGRHGLEGWRWLYIICGVITLPCGLLVWGVLPDYPSTGRKRWWLTEEEVELARERVARAKRAQTDGKLSWPILKRIGSSWHVYVLPLTYIFYGLALQDAGYFGIWLKSTKKYSIEMVNILPTFTSVIGAVSILLWGFGSDYTGSRAAFTLGPLAWGLFPTGVLAFWPASLRLKQAAFLVASSPLVTAVVFSWWNEICSADPLERALVISLSNGLQYAMNAWIPLLIFKQTDAPSFRKGFPTTFAFNIIALGLLTLVFFLHRREKRGVKADEEEEAGAESEGDAKVKVAGEGIPVLSHDGVKSVA; via the exons ATGTCAGACGTGAAAGACAAGgtagcgacgacgaccgacaccgacgccgctgtcgcgccgccgccgccggcgccggcgaaaCTCTCCCTCAAAGACGCGTTCCTCTCGCACATCTGGGACACAGACACGCACCTCAAGTCCCCCGCGGAGCGGCGCCTGCTCttcaagctcgacgtcgcgatGCTCACCTGCTTGTGCTTGGGCTTCTTCAACAAGTATCTCGACCAGAGCAATATCTCGAATGCCTACGTGTCGGGGCTTAAGGAGGAGCTCAAGTGGTACGGGAACCAGTATAC aTACGCCCAGTCGCTCTACACCGCCGCGTACGCCATCATGCAAGTGCCGTCGACG CTCATAGTCCAAAAGGTCCGCCCGTcgctctggctcggcggtTGCGAGGTCCTCTGGGCGATCTTCACCTTCGCGCAAGCGGGCGCGCACTCCACGAGCACGATGTACGGCCTGCGCTTCATGGTCGGCGTGACCGAGAGCGCCTTTTTTCCCGTGGGCCTCTTTCTCCTCGGGTCATGGTACACGCCCACCGAGCTGGCGAAGCGCACGGCCATCTTCCACTTcaccgcgccggccgggTCAGCGTTCGCGGGATACCTCCAAGCGGCGGTATACAAGACACTGAACGGGCGCCACGGGCTCGAGGGGTGGCGCTGGCTTTACATCATCTGCGGGGTGATCACGCTGCCGTGTGGCTTGCTTGTGTGGGGCGTGTTGCCCGACTATCCGTCCACGGGGCGCAAGCGCTGGTGGTTGACGGAGGaagaggtcgagctcgcgcgcgagcgcgtggcAAGGGCGAAGCGCGCGCAGACGGACGGCAAGCTGTCCTGGCCTATCCTGAAGCGGATCGGATCCAGCTGGCACGTGTACGTGCTTCCTCTCACGTACATCTTCTACGGGCTCGCGCTCCAGGACGCGGGGTACTTTGGCATCTGGCTGA AGTCGACAAAGAAATACTCCATCGAAATGGTCAACATCCTGCCGACCTTCACCTCGGTCATCGGCGCCGTGTCCATCCTGCTCTGGGGCTTCGGGTCAGACTACACCGGCTCCCGGGCGGCCTTCACGCTCGGCCCGCTGGCATGGGGCCTGTTCCCGACCGGCGTGTTGGCGTTCTGGCCCGCCTCGCTGCGGCTCAAACAGGCCGCgttcctcgtcgcctcgaGCCCGCTCGTCACGGCCGTCGTGTTCAGCTGGTGGAACGAGATCTGCAGTGCCGACCCGCTGGAACGCGCGCTCGTGATCTCGCTCTCCAATGGCCTCCAGTACGCCATGAACGCTTGGATCCCGCTGCTTATCTTCAAGCAGACGGACGCGCCGAGCTTCCGCAAGGGCTTCCCGACGACGTTTGCGTTCAATATTATCGCGCTGGGCCTGTTGACGCTCGTGTTCTTCTTGCATCGGCGTGAGAAGCGTGgggtcaaggccgacgaggaggaggaggctggggcagagagcgagggcgacgccaaggtcaaggtcgccggcgagggcatTCCCGTGCTCTCGCACGACGGGGTCAAGTCGGTTGCTTAG
- the SPCC23B6.04c_3 gene encoding CRAL-TRIO domain-containing protein, with protein sequence MGFFRSASSTAAEPSKADGGLAVPLPVRSASSTAAEGVTADSVVEPKLPVVPEPSNELPVTYSITAVAPEDSEIPVREYTDSQLADIDDLREYTDELILPEDDEYYPWERRFLSDPGVHARYMRAAKWHMADAKKRIKATIEWRREYRPDLIEPGEVEPENETGKIVLSGFDRQGRPLLIMRPGRQNTKESPRMVRYTVWFLERCIDLCPPGQEQLVIFLDYASISFSERTSMHMSRTVLHIMANHYVERLGRGIIVNAPWFFGAFYSAISAFIDPVSRDKVRFNPNLDELIAADQLESDYGGQVNFKYDHGVYWKELSEWVKCYEFCRLAPDGGRLDLQGRPWVAPTGLGIKHAVDQLGVESEESTLAGTANGTKEATAEPEVVAPAAVEAVAATA encoded by the exons ATGGGTTTCTTCAGATCGGCATCGAGCACAGCTGCGGAGCCTTCCAAGGCTGACGGCGGGCTGGCCGTCCCGCTGCCTGTgcggtcggcgtcctccaccgccgcggagGGTGTGacggccgactcggtcgtcGAGCCCAAGCTCCCCGTCGTCCCCGAACCGAGCAACGAGCTGCCCGTCACGTACTCTATCACCGCTGTCGCGCCGGAGGACTCGGAGATCCCGGTGCGGGAGTACACCGAcagccagctcgccgac atcgacgacctgcgcgagtacaccgacgagctcatcctgcccgaagacgacgagtacTATCCCTGGGAGCGGCGCTTCCTCTCCGATCCCGGCGTGCATGCGCGCTATATGCGCGCGGCGAAGTGGCACATGGCGGACGCGAAGAAGCGCATCAAGGCGACGATCGAGTGGAGGAGGGAGTATCGGCCGGATTTGATCGAgccgggcgaggtggagccCGAGAACGAGACGGGCAAGAT CGTCCTCTCCGGGTTTGACAGACAAGGAAGACCTCTCCTCATCATGCGCCCGGGACGACAGAACACAAAGGAGTCGCCCCGGATGGTCCGGTACACCGTGTGGTTCCTCGAGCGCTGTATTGATCTGTGTCCGCCCGGCCAAGAACAGCTCGTCATCTTCCTTGAT TACGCGTCCATCTCGTTCTCGGAGCGCACGAGCATGCACATGTCGCGCACCGTGCTGCACATTATGGCGAACCACTACGTCGAGC GTCTCGGGCGGGGTATCATCGTCAACGCTCCGTGGTTCTTCGGCGCGTTCTACTCTGCCATCTCGGCCTTCATCGACCCCGTGTCGCGGGACAAG GTCCGCTTCAACcccaacctcgacgagctgatcgccgccgaccagctcgagaGCGACTACGGCGGGCAGGTCAACTTCAAGTACGACCACGGCGTGTACTGGAAGGAGCTGAGCGAGTGGGTGAAATGTTATGA ATTTTGCAGGCTCGCGCCAGACGGCGGCAGGCTCGACCTGCAAGGCAGGCCGTGGGTCGCGCCGACCGGCTTGGGGATCAAGCATGCCGTCGACCAGCTGGgcgtcgagagcgaggagtCGACGCTGGCGGGCACGGCGAACGGGACGAAggaggcgacggccgagccTGAGGTTGTTGCGCCGGCTGCCGTTGAGGCCGTGGCGGCTACTGCATAG